A portion of the Pangasianodon hypophthalmus isolate fPanHyp1 chromosome 20, fPanHyp1.pri, whole genome shotgun sequence genome contains these proteins:
- the trib3 gene encoding tribbles homolog 3, giving the protein MSVNLSAPAPPLRLKRVDCEDPHNTHALKCKRRKLSQPPSPGLAPCLRPQTHSTEHTGQEKLCVSSIGPYILLEATEGTQTYRAVHRITEQEHTCKVFSMRKYHELIAPYTRLLPHDNICKISEVIMGEQNVYIFFERNYGDMHSYVRTCKRLQEDEAVRLFRQMASAVMHCHENGVVLRDLKLRKFVFTDAQRTKLVLQNLEDSCLLNGDDDSLTDKHGCPAYVGPEILNSRHSYSGKAADIWSLGVVLYTMLVGRYPFQDVEPAALFSKIRRGAFTIPETLSPRAKSLVCCMLRKLPVERLEAPDILLHPWLHCSTNAFVSQHPNSRHSTDQVVPDFEKSDEGDSY; this is encoded by the exons ATGAGTGTGAACCTCTCAGCACCTGCGCCCCCATTGCGACTGAAGCGAGTAGACTGTGAAGACCCCCACAACACCCACGCACTGAAATGCAAGCGCCGTAAGCTGAGCCAACCCCCCTCCCCTGGTCTAGCCCCATGCCTTCGGCCTCAAACTCACAGCACAGAGCACACAGGCCAAGAGAAGCTCTGTGTCTCTTCCATTGGGCCCTATATTCTGCTGGAAGCCACAGAGGGCACTCAGACATATCGAGCTGTCCATCGCATCACTGAGCAAGAGCATACCTGTAAG GTATTTTCGATGAGGAAGTACCATGAGCTCATTGCTCCGTACACCCGTCTGCTGCCCCACGATAACATTTGTAAGATTTCAGAGGTAATCATGGGGGAGCAGAATGTGTACATCTTCTTTGAGCGCAACTACGGTGACATGCACTCATATGTGCGCACCTGTAAGCGGCTCCAGGAGGACGAAGCTGTGCGTCTCTTCAGGCAGATGGCGTCAGCAGTCATGCACTGTCATGAAAACGGCGTTGTCCTGAGAGACCTCAAGTTGCGCAAGTTTGTCTTTACTGATGCACAAAg AACAAAGCTGGTTTTGCAGAACCTAGAAGACTCCTGTCTCCTGAATGGAGATGACGACTCTCTCACAGACAAACATGGCTGCCCGGCCTATGTGGGACCGGAGATCTTGAACTCGCGGCATTCATACTCTGGAAAGGCAGCAGACATTTGGAGCCTGGGAGTGGTACTCTACACCATGCTGGTGGGTCGCTACCCCTTTCAAGATGTGGAGCCTGCTGCCCTGTTCAGCAAAATCCGCAGGGGTGCATTCACAATCCCAGAGACTCTGTCACCCAGAGCCAAGTCTCTAGTGTGCTGCATGCTCAGAAAGTTACCTGTGGAGAGGTTGGAGGCTCCAGATATTTTGCTGCACCCATGGCTCCACTGTAGCACCAATGCCTTTGTCAGCCAGCATCCCAACTCTAGGCACTCAACTGACCAAGTGGTGCCAGACTTTGAGAAAAGCGATGAAGGAGACAGTTACTGA